The following proteins are co-located in the Pseudomonas sp. ATCC 13867 genome:
- a CDS encoding AAA family ATPase: protein MLYTLAVANYRSINSLVLPLGRLNLITGANGSGKSNLYRALRLLAETAQGGVVNALAREGGLESTFWAGPETHSRRMRTGEVEVQGGPRNEVKRLRLGFAGEDFGYAIALGLPPPPVVSAFGLDPEIKHESIWAGPWYRPASQLVERNGPMLRAREGRSWQVLEQHIPTFDSLFTRIGGGSDCPEALLLREQIRGWRFYDHFRTDADAPARQPQLGTRTPVLHHDGRDLAAALQTIREIGNATALETAISDAFPGAELQIDCQPGGRFAVALKQYGLLRPLSAAELSDGTLRYLLLVAALLTPRPPSLMVLNEPETSLHPDLLPALGRLIIEASKHTQVWVVSHASRLIATLEEHPECNCLHLDKELGQTRIRDQGMFDAPAWHWPD, encoded by the coding sequence ATGCTGTACACCCTGGCCGTCGCCAACTACCGCTCGATCAACTCGCTGGTGCTGCCACTGGGCCGGCTGAATCTGATCACCGGCGCCAACGGCAGCGGCAAGTCCAACCTCTATCGCGCCTTGCGCCTGCTTGCCGAGACCGCCCAGGGCGGCGTGGTGAATGCACTGGCGCGCGAGGGCGGGCTCGAATCCACCTTCTGGGCCGGGCCGGAAACCCATTCACGGCGCATGCGCACGGGCGAAGTGGAAGTCCAGGGCGGACCGCGCAACGAAGTGAAGCGCCTGCGCCTGGGCTTTGCCGGCGAAGATTTCGGCTACGCCATCGCCCTCGGCCTGCCGCCCCCGCCGGTGGTCAGCGCCTTCGGCCTGGACCCGGAGATCAAGCACGAAAGCATCTGGGCCGGCCCCTGGTACCGCCCCGCGTCGCAACTGGTGGAACGCAACGGGCCTATGCTGCGCGCCCGCGAAGGCCGCAGCTGGCAGGTGCTGGAGCAGCACATCCCGACTTTCGACAGCCTGTTCACCCGGATCGGCGGCGGCTCGGACTGCCCCGAAGCCCTGCTGCTGCGCGAGCAGATTCGCGGCTGGCGCTTCTACGACCACTTCCGCACCGATGCCGACGCCCCCGCGCGCCAGCCGCAACTCGGCACCCGCACCCCGGTGCTGCACCACGACGGCCGCGACCTCGCCGCTGCGCTACAGACCATTCGTGAAATCGGCAACGCGACAGCACTGGAAACCGCCATCAGCGACGCCTTCCCCGGCGCCGAACTGCAGATCGACTGCCAGCCCGGTGGACGCTTCGCCGTGGCGCTGAAGCAATACGGCCTGCTGCGCCCGCTGAGCGCGGCGGAACTCTCCGACGGCACCCTGCGCTACCTGCTGCTGGTCGCCGCCCTGCTCACCCCGCGCCCGCCGTCGCTGATGGTGCTCAACGAACCGGAAACCAGCCTGCACCCGGACCTGCTGCCGGCGCTGGGACGGTTGATCATCGAGGCCTCGAAGCACACCCAGGTCTGGGTCGTGTCCCACGCCAGCCGGCTGATCGCCACGCTGGAGGAGCACCCCGAGTGCAACTGCCTGCACCTGGACAAGGAACTGGGCCAGACGCGCATCCGCGACCAGGGCATGTTCGATGCCCCGGCGTGGCATTGGCCGGATTGA
- a CDS encoding bile acid:sodium symporter family protein, translating to MTNDPLLTLFMPIALGIIMLGLGLSLTIADFARVVRYPKPVLIGLVCQIILLPLACFLITLGFALEAALAVGMMLLAASPGGTTANLYSHLAHGDVALNITLTAVNSVIAILTMPLIVNLSLLYFMNDGQTIPLQFAKVVQVFIIVLGPVAIGMIVRRLLPGVAAALQKPVKILSALLLAVIIGVAVTKDWQTFLTYAPIVGAAALCFNLLSLALGYWIPRLLKLSKPQSIAIGMEIGIHNGTLAIALALSPMLLNNKTMAIPAAIYGVLMFFTAGLFGWWVSRGVTRTAPEQAPA from the coding sequence ATGACCAACGATCCCTTGCTGACGCTGTTCATGCCCATCGCCCTGGGCATCATCATGCTGGGCCTCGGCCTGTCCCTGACCATCGCCGATTTCGCCCGCGTGGTGCGCTACCCCAAGCCCGTGCTGATCGGCCTGGTGTGCCAGATCATCCTGCTGCCCCTGGCGTGCTTCCTCATCACCCTGGGCTTCGCCCTCGAAGCGGCGCTCGCCGTGGGCATGATGCTGCTTGCCGCATCCCCCGGCGGCACCACCGCCAACCTCTACAGCCACCTGGCCCACGGCGACGTCGCGCTGAACATCACGCTGACCGCGGTGAACTCGGTGATCGCCATCCTCACCATGCCGCTGATCGTGAACCTGTCGTTGCTGTACTTCATGAACGACGGGCAGACCATCCCGCTGCAGTTCGCCAAGGTGGTGCAGGTTTTCATCATCGTCCTCGGCCCCGTGGCCATCGGCATGATCGTGCGGCGTCTGCTGCCGGGCGTGGCGGCGGCGCTGCAGAAGCCGGTGAAGATCCTCTCCGCGCTGCTGCTGGCGGTGATCATCGGCGTGGCCGTGACCAAGGACTGGCAAACGTTCCTCACCTATGCGCCCATCGTCGGCGCGGCGGCACTGTGCTTCAACCTGCTGAGCCTGGCCCTGGGCTACTGGATTCCGCGCCTGCTCAAGCTGTCCAAGCCTCAGTCCATCGCCATCGGCATGGAGATCGGCATCCACAACGGCACCCTCGCCATCGCCCTGGCGCTCAGCCCGATGCTGCTCAACAACAAGACCATGGCGATCCCGGCGGCCATCTACGGCGTGCTGATGTTCTTCACCGCCGGCCTCTTCGGCTGGTGGGTCAGTCGTGGCGTGACCAGGACCGCGCCGGAGCAGGCGCCTGCCTGA